A region of Pyxidicoccus trucidator DNA encodes the following proteins:
- the omp85 gene encoding Omp85 family outer membrane protein, producing the protein MRLTPTTWVFSLGVLLAVTPARAEDPSASQAPVPGAEVPQVPSVPGAEVPVVPAPRTGWRVAGLPLINFNSDEGVGYGVRLLLVDAGDGSQKPYRHSVVAQFFQTTRGVAAHRLLMDAPGFLGSAWRVGLDLSLLNERFSPYYGLGGASDYQADFASCDDRDALEDSPDECPGNPAFRGLRYYTYDQRTFPSVVLNTRRPVQGPWQVALGYRFRLTKVRTRYDAEDLGQSGASRLEEDARAGLLTGLDAQTLSGTFRTAELTAGLLFDLRDNEPAPTRGMFHELSARGAMEATGSAFRYWGTTLNLRFYHPVVSPRVVAALRLMADVMGGDVPFFLLSSLGGVEWRDGWGGIGGLFTGRGILKHRMQGKVKAVANGEVRWQFLSVAPLNQRVDFTAVAFADVGQAWADLDFRDDGLSRYSGGGGLRISWEGNFIIRMDYGVSPSDGTTAFYLDFNHLF; encoded by the coding sequence ATGCGCCTGACTCCGACGACGTGGGTGTTCTCGCTGGGCGTGCTGCTGGCCGTGACGCCGGCCCGGGCGGAGGACCCGTCGGCGTCGCAGGCCCCCGTGCCCGGCGCCGAGGTGCCCCAGGTTCCCTCGGTGCCTGGCGCCGAGGTGCCCGTGGTGCCCGCGCCCCGCACGGGGTGGCGCGTCGCGGGGCTGCCCCTCATCAACTTCAACAGCGACGAGGGGGTTGGCTACGGCGTGCGGCTGCTGCTGGTGGACGCGGGGGACGGGAGCCAGAAGCCCTACCGCCACTCGGTGGTGGCGCAGTTCTTCCAGACGACGCGCGGGGTGGCGGCGCATCGCCTCCTGATGGACGCCCCGGGGTTCCTCGGGTCCGCCTGGCGGGTGGGGCTGGACCTGAGCCTCCTCAACGAGCGCTTCTCGCCGTACTACGGCCTGGGCGGCGCGTCGGACTACCAGGCGGACTTCGCGTCATGTGATGACCGCGACGCGCTGGAGGACTCTCCGGACGAGTGCCCGGGCAACCCGGCCTTCCGGGGCCTGCGCTACTACACCTATGACCAGCGCACCTTCCCCAGCGTGGTGCTGAACACGCGCCGCCCGGTGCAGGGCCCCTGGCAGGTGGCGCTCGGCTACCGCTTCCGGCTGACGAAGGTGCGGACGCGCTACGACGCGGAGGACCTGGGACAGAGCGGAGCCTCGCGGCTGGAAGAGGACGCACGGGCGGGGCTGCTCACGGGGCTGGACGCACAGACACTGTCCGGCACGTTTCGCACGGCGGAGCTGACGGCGGGCCTGCTGTTCGACTTGCGCGACAACGAGCCGGCGCCCACGCGCGGCATGTTCCACGAATTGTCGGCACGCGGTGCGATGGAGGCGACGGGGAGCGCGTTCCGTTACTGGGGGACGACGCTCAACCTGCGCTTCTACCACCCGGTGGTGAGCCCGCGGGTGGTGGCGGCGCTGCGCCTCATGGCGGATGTGATGGGCGGAGACGTGCCCTTCTTCCTGCTCAGCTCGCTCGGCGGCGTGGAGTGGCGTGATGGCTGGGGCGGCATCGGCGGCCTGTTCACCGGGCGCGGCATCCTGAAGCACCGGATGCAGGGGAAGGTGAAGGCGGTGGCCAACGGCGAGGTGCGGTGGCAGTTCCTCTCGGTGGCGCCGCTGAATCAGCGGGTGGACTTCACGGCGGTGGCCTTCGCGGACGTGGGGCAGGCGTGGGCCGACCTGGACTTCCGGGACGATGGGCTCTCCCGCTACTCGGGCGGTGGCGGGCTGCGCATCTCCTGGGAGGGCAACTTCATCATCCGCATGGACTACGGCGTCAGCCCGAGCGACGGAACGACGGCTTTCTACCTCGACTTCAATCACCTGTTCTGA
- a CDS encoding RNA methyltransferase, which yields MIRTLHDAVELVHTHHVITEVPTQGPASLVEEVLGGRPSGSWREHSKGRLAYRLGRMLRASPDVLAVRLVEGKVAFVDPTLWPSVYRVAMEPSRRRASLAGLSLDARELLTLVERDGEVRLEKEGPWTKARQTLQERLLVHFSEAQEEDGHHVAVLRSWRSWAPVSLKDDAMRLSYEDALARLRYACGGAPTGLGPWVF from the coding sequence TTGATCCGGACGCTGCATGACGCGGTGGAGCTGGTCCACACGCACCATGTCATCACCGAGGTGCCCACGCAGGGGCCCGCCTCGCTCGTGGAGGAAGTGCTCGGGGGACGTCCCTCCGGGAGCTGGCGCGAGCACTCGAAGGGGCGGCTCGCGTACCGGCTGGGGCGGATGTTGCGCGCCTCGCCGGACGTGCTCGCGGTGCGGCTGGTGGAGGGCAAGGTGGCCTTCGTGGACCCCACGCTGTGGCCTTCGGTGTACCGCGTCGCCATGGAGCCCTCGCGCCGCCGGGCCTCACTGGCCGGACTCTCCCTGGACGCGCGCGAGCTGCTGACCCTCGTGGAGCGAGATGGCGAGGTCCGGCTCGAAAAGGAGGGCCCGTGGACCAAGGCCCGCCAGACGCTGCAGGAGCGGCTCCTGGTCCACTTCTCCGAGGCGCAGGAGGAGGACGGCCACCACGTCGCCGTGCTGCGCTCGTGGCGGAGCTGGGCGCCCGTGTCGCTCAAGGACGACGCCATGAGGCTCTCATATGAGGACGCACTGGCCCGCCTGCGCTACGCCTGCGGCGGCGCTCCCACCGGCCTCGGCCCCTGGGTGTTCTGA
- a CDS encoding tetratricopeptide repeat protein — protein sequence MPWHFSIRPWTLALLLPLACKEPEAAAVQNRAQQAQAALSEGRAHLSNNEPGPALAALRKAATAAPDSAEPLLLMAQAHRLAGNEGAAILALKQAKSLVGEDPAIQRELAELYLQDGHTQDALATLIHLRDTGGLPDADVLKLARIQAREGQIDAAFKTLEAVLRENPDDAEAKAVEAEVLLLKGDELLAANLMDRLLQQDPEQTSARLLRARYFLNNGFPEMAEADLGAVQAPESATTDVVTLRARVLLVLERPAEAEAALKKLVDAEPNNAEALAWLAEAMLVQGRRADAQAQVDKALQLRPRLARALYVRGRTQEEQGDRRGAEESYSFALGANPRFAPAHSRMGQLHLKAERKVEALASLERVLTLGEASLEEKAQLANLYATLQMKVPQGLKLIDEALKRSPDNEEYLRIQKALTALMPKPKKRPTGPVIIRGGRR from the coding sequence ATGCCCTGGCATTTTTCGATCCGTCCCTGGACCCTGGCGCTCCTCCTCCCGCTTGCTTGCAAGGAGCCGGAGGCGGCCGCCGTACAGAACCGCGCACAACAGGCCCAAGCCGCCCTCTCGGAAGGCCGTGCCCACCTGTCCAACAACGAGCCCGGCCCCGCGCTCGCGGCGCTGCGCAAGGCCGCCACCGCCGCCCCGGACAGCGCCGAGCCGCTCCTCCTCATGGCCCAGGCCCACCGCCTCGCCGGCAATGAGGGGGCCGCCATCCTCGCGCTGAAGCAGGCCAAGTCGCTCGTCGGAGAGGACCCGGCCATCCAGCGGGAGCTCGCCGAGCTCTACCTGCAGGACGGCCACACCCAGGACGCGCTCGCCACCCTCATCCACCTGAGGGACACGGGCGGCCTGCCGGACGCGGACGTGCTCAAGCTCGCCCGCATCCAGGCGCGCGAGGGGCAGATTGACGCCGCCTTCAAGACGCTGGAGGCCGTCCTCCGGGAAAACCCGGACGACGCGGAGGCCAAGGCGGTGGAGGCGGAGGTGCTGCTCCTCAAGGGCGACGAGTTGCTCGCCGCCAACCTCATGGACCGGCTGCTCCAACAGGACCCGGAGCAGACGTCCGCGCGGCTCCTGCGCGCGCGCTACTTCCTCAACAACGGCTTCCCGGAGATGGCCGAGGCCGACCTGGGCGCGGTGCAGGCGCCCGAGTCGGCGACCACCGACGTCGTCACCCTGCGCGCGCGCGTGCTGCTGGTGCTGGAGCGCCCCGCCGAGGCCGAGGCCGCCCTGAAGAAGCTGGTGGACGCCGAGCCCAACAACGCCGAGGCCCTGGCCTGGCTCGCGGAGGCCATGCTGGTGCAGGGGCGCCGCGCGGACGCGCAGGCGCAGGTGGACAAGGCGCTCCAGCTCCGGCCCCGCCTCGCCCGGGCACTGTACGTGCGCGGCCGCACCCAGGAGGAGCAGGGGGACCGCCGGGGCGCCGAGGAGAGCTACAGCTTCGCGCTGGGCGCGAACCCGCGCTTCGCCCCGGCCCACTCACGGATGGGGCAGCTGCACCTGAAGGCCGAGCGGAAGGTGGAGGCCCTGGCCTCCCTGGAGCGGGTGCTCACCCTGGGCGAGGCGTCGCTGGAGGAGAAGGCCCAGCTGGCCAACCTCTACGCCACCCTCCAGATGAAGGTGCCCCAGGGGCTGAAGCTCATTGACGAGGCGCTGAAGCGCAGCCCCGACAACGAGGAGTACCTCCGCATCCAGAAGGCGCTCACCGCCCTCATGCCGAAGCCCAAGAAGCGCCCCACGGGGCCCGTCATCATCCGCGGCGGGCGCCGCTGA
- a CDS encoding M16 family metallopeptidase: MSFTSYRDVLPSGLRVVTVETPHLHTALLAIYVRTGSRHETLANNGVSHYLEHLFFRGSDGWPDTVKMNAAVEEVGGNLNGVTTRDHGYYYTPIHPAHLRVGMDILGDMLTRPRLTDMEVERQIILEEMLDEVDEKGRDIDLDNLSKDLLFPGHPLALKIAGTRESVSALTHAQVLEHFARHYVTGNLVVTAAGRVNRQEVLEMTERAFARLPQGLASTELAPPPSASGPRLHFVAHDESQTEFRLNFRTVPDRHVDHPALQIIRRLLDDGLSSRLPFEIVEKRGLAYSVHASLDAYHDSGVFEIEAASAPEKAAQVVAEALRVLGALCDTEVGEEELSRAKRRHRMLLEFAQDSPGELAGWFGVNELFDASESFGHRADLVDAQSAATVREVARRYFHRENLTVVAVGQRKGLKALERVVAEAPGLPAPEAPALAAVSGARRG, translated from the coding sequence ATGAGCTTCACATCGTACCGGGACGTGCTGCCCTCCGGGCTGCGCGTCGTCACTGTCGAGACGCCCCACCTCCACACCGCCCTGCTCGCCATCTACGTGCGGACGGGCAGCCGTCACGAGACGCTCGCCAACAACGGCGTCAGCCACTACCTGGAGCACCTCTTCTTCCGCGGCAGCGACGGCTGGCCGGACACGGTGAAGATGAACGCGGCCGTGGAAGAGGTGGGCGGCAACCTCAACGGCGTCACCACCCGGGACCACGGCTACTACTACACGCCCATCCACCCCGCGCACCTGCGCGTGGGCATGGACATCCTCGGCGACATGCTCACCCGCCCCCGCCTCACCGACATGGAGGTGGAGCGGCAGATCATCCTCGAGGAGATGCTGGACGAGGTGGACGAGAAGGGCCGCGACATCGACCTGGACAACCTGTCCAAGGATTTGCTCTTCCCCGGCCACCCCCTGGCCCTCAAGATTGCCGGCACGCGCGAGTCCGTCTCCGCCCTCACCCACGCCCAGGTGCTGGAGCACTTCGCCCGGCACTACGTGACGGGCAACCTGGTCGTCACCGCCGCCGGCCGCGTCAATCGCCAGGAGGTCCTGGAGATGACCGAGCGCGCCTTCGCCCGGCTGCCGCAGGGCCTGGCCAGCACGGAGCTGGCTCCGCCTCCGAGCGCCTCCGGCCCCCGGCTGCACTTCGTCGCCCACGACGAGTCGCAGACGGAGTTCCGCCTCAACTTCCGCACCGTGCCGGACCGGCACGTGGACCACCCCGCCCTGCAAATCATCCGGCGCCTGCTGGATGACGGGCTGTCGTCACGGCTGCCCTTCGAAATCGTGGAGAAGCGCGGGCTGGCGTACTCCGTCCACGCGTCGCTGGACGCGTACCACGACTCGGGCGTGTTCGAGATTGAGGCCGCCAGCGCGCCGGAGAAGGCCGCGCAGGTGGTGGCCGAGGCCCTCCGCGTGCTGGGCGCCCTCTGCGACACCGAGGTGGGCGAGGAGGAGCTGTCGCGCGCCAAGCGGCGGCACCGCATGCTGCTGGAGTTCGCCCAGGACTCGCCGGGCGAGCTGGCCGGCTGGTTCGGCGTCAACGAGCTGTTCGACGCCTCCGAGTCCTTCGGCCACCGCGCCGACCTGGTGGACGCGCAGTCCGCCGCGACGGTGCGCGAGGTGGCCCGGCGCTACTTCCACCGGGAGAACCTCACGGTGGTGGCGGTGGGCCAGCGCAAGGGCCTGAAGGCCCTGGAGCGCGTGGTGGCGGAGGCCCCCGGGCTGCCGGCACCCGAGGCCCCCGCGCTGGCGGCTGTCAGCGGCGCCCGCCGCGGATGA
- a CDS encoding sensor histidine kinase, whose product MKLSLATRIFLGYAVVLVTFGMVSLFSVTELHRNRLEIRLVSQGYLQLSQDAAELETFHTTQEKDTERMLEEGNVEARRAFIRLARLYFPPLMSQRLLSAQGKAREVLTFAPASEAPFIRGLENRFGEIHTRYREYGRAAEAVFSALSTETPDREQVARAAAELRQLETTIGREIRVLRAALANRIRERVDGAEERERTTGLFIIGFSLAAIIVGIGVIAWSARTLRPVRTLIEGVSRIGRGDYNAQLGVRGDDEVAVLAREFDQMARSLQAREAQLKAQAEALMRAEQLAAVGRISAQIVHEVRNPLSSIGLNVELLQDGLERASFASEEDSTEVKELLSAVTHEVDRLADVTEQYLRMARPPHPDLDPRDVIAVLDGVLDFTREELERAGVEVVRDFDKATPPVLADEGQLRQVFLNLLRNSREAMPGGGQLTVATRPLDGDVEVLVRDTGQGMTEDVRRHLFEPFFTTKEGGTGLGLAVSQQILQAHGGSLSCQSIPGQGTSFVLRLPRA is encoded by the coding sequence ATGAAGCTCTCCCTCGCCACGCGCATCTTCCTCGGCTACGCGGTGGTGCTCGTCACCTTCGGGATGGTGTCCCTGTTCAGCGTGACGGAGCTGCACCGCAACCGGCTGGAGATCCGCCTCGTCAGCCAGGGCTACCTCCAGCTGTCGCAGGACGCCGCGGAGCTGGAGACGTTCCACACCACGCAGGAGAAGGACACCGAGCGGATGCTGGAGGAGGGCAACGTGGAGGCCCGCCGCGCCTTCATCCGACTCGCCCGCCTGTACTTCCCGCCCCTCATGTCCCAGCGGCTGTTGTCCGCGCAGGGCAAGGCGCGCGAGGTGCTCACCTTCGCCCCGGCCAGCGAGGCCCCCTTCATCCGCGGGCTGGAGAACCGCTTCGGGGAAATCCACACGCGCTACCGGGAGTATGGCCGCGCCGCCGAGGCCGTCTTCAGCGCGCTCTCCACCGAGACGCCGGACCGCGAGCAGGTGGCCCGCGCCGCCGCCGAGCTGCGGCAGCTGGAGACCACCATCGGCCGGGAGATTCGCGTGCTCCGCGCCGCCCTGGCCAACCGCATCCGCGAGCGCGTGGACGGCGCCGAGGAGCGCGAGCGCACCACGGGCCTGTTCATCATCGGCTTCTCCCTGGCCGCCATCATCGTGGGCATCGGCGTCATCGCCTGGTCCGCCCGCACGCTGCGCCCGGTGCGCACCCTCATCGAGGGCGTGTCCCGCATCGGCCGAGGTGACTACAACGCCCAGCTCGGCGTGCGCGGCGACGACGAGGTGGCCGTGCTGGCCCGCGAGTTCGACCAGATGGCCCGCTCGCTCCAGGCCCGCGAGGCCCAGCTCAAGGCCCAGGCCGAGGCCCTGATGCGCGCCGAGCAGCTCGCCGCCGTGGGCCGCATCTCCGCGCAAATCGTCCACGAGGTGCGCAACCCGCTCTCCTCCATCGGCCTCAACGTGGAGCTGCTCCAGGACGGACTGGAGCGCGCCAGCTTCGCCTCCGAGGAGGACTCGACCGAGGTGAAGGAGTTGCTCTCCGCCGTCACCCACGAGGTGGACCGGCTGGCCGACGTCACCGAGCAGTACCTGCGCATGGCCCGCCCGCCCCACCCCGACCTGGACCCGCGCGACGTCATCGCCGTGCTGGACGGCGTGCTGGACTTCACCCGCGAGGAACTGGAGCGCGCCGGGGTGGAGGTGGTGCGCGACTTCGACAAGGCCACGCCTCCCGTGCTCGCGGACGAGGGGCAGCTGCGCCAGGTGTTCCTCAACCTGCTGCGCAACAGCCGCGAGGCCATGCCCGGCGGCGGCCAGCTCACCGTGGCCACCCGCCCCCTGGACGGCGACGTGGAAGTCCTCGTGCGCGACACCGGCCAGGGCATGACGGAGGACGTGCGACGTCACCTCTTCGAGCCGTTCTTCACCACCAAGGAGGGCGGCACCGGGCTGGGACTCGCGGTGAGCCAGCAGATCCTCCAGGCCCACGGGGGCTCGCTCTCCTGCCAGAGTATTCCCGGCCAGGGCACCTCCTTCGTGTTAAGGCTCCCCCGCGCATGA